A DNA window from Aminiphilus circumscriptus DSM 16581 contains the following coding sequences:
- a CDS encoding tyrosine-type recombinase/integrase, with product MPAAIATLNTPYRDAHAALDALCSIRKAEGLSPNTIALYRNILQPFLREYPEFLQNPRAAILPFISEPEKEWSRFTRIKVLKVFCRFLVEEGIFEDTPMKNIKCTVPGKRKDIPALEDVKAFLDALDLSRYGERRLYAMFLLALDTGLRRGELCGLKVEDFDDHALLLTVRPETSKTRTGRTVPVSPQVGREVKRFIGLRLPEWRSSWMFPTETGGQLNPSVFGYQIRRVSDRIGERMKIHGLRHLCATEFLRNTGNIALTAALLGHASISTTAKFYEHLDVHDLQAAHGKAAVVSGVLENRRRRKA from the coding sequence ATGCCCGCAGCCATTGCCACGCTAAACACCCCGTACCGTGACGCCCATGCCGCCCTCGATGCTCTCTGCTCCATCAGGAAAGCCGAAGGATTATCACCGAACACCATTGCCCTGTATCGAAATATCCTTCAGCCGTTCCTCAGAGAATATCCCGAATTTCTCCAGAACCCGAGAGCGGCAATACTGCCGTTCATCTCCGAACCGGAAAAGGAGTGGTCCCGGTTTACCAGGATAAAGGTTCTGAAGGTCTTCTGTCGGTTTCTCGTGGAAGAGGGAATCTTCGAGGATACGCCCATGAAAAACATCAAGTGTACTGTGCCGGGCAAGCGGAAAGATATTCCCGCCCTGGAGGACGTGAAAGCCTTCCTCGATGCCCTAGATCTCTCCAGGTATGGGGAGCGTCGCCTGTACGCCATGTTCCTCCTTGCCCTCGATACGGGTCTTCGTCGAGGCGAGTTGTGCGGTCTCAAGGTGGAAGACTTCGACGACCATGCTCTCCTCCTCACCGTTCGACCGGAGACAAGCAAGACGCGCACAGGAAGAACTGTCCCTGTGTCGCCACAGGTGGGAAGGGAGGTTAAGCGGTTTATCGGTCTCAGGCTGCCGGAGTGGCGATCTTCCTGGATGTTTCCAACCGAGACCGGAGGGCAGCTAAACCCGTCCGTCTTCGGATATCAGATCCGCAGGGTATCTGACCGCATAGGCGAGCGGATGAAGATTCACGGTCTTCGTCATTTGTGCGCAACGGAATTCCTCAGGAACACAGGGAATATTGCCCTGACCGCTGCCCTACTTGGTCATGCCTCGATTTCAACGACTGCGAAATTTTACGAACATCTCGACGTGCATGATCTCCAGGCTGCCCATGGGAAAGCGGCGGTCGTCTCCGGTGTTCTGGAGAACCGGCGGAGGAGGAAGGCGTAA
- a CDS encoding DUF554 domain-containing protein — protein MTAFLEHIPALGSFTNAIAVLLGGILGLSAHSKLPERFSTITFQAIGLFTLFLGIHMATKTQNFLILIFSIVGGSLVGELCDLDGALRRLAEKVKRRIGSKDDKFVEGFVTTSLLFCTGSMAILGAIEEGLGGFPNLLMAKSLLDGIASIALAASLGAGVLLASVPLFLYQGALTLFAGALQSTLSEPLINEVSAVGGLLLLGLGISILEIKAIRVVNMLPSLLLALLLGLLFL, from the coding sequence ATGACCGCATTTCTGGAACACATTCCCGCCTTGGGAAGCTTCACGAACGCCATCGCCGTCCTTCTCGGCGGGATTCTCGGCCTTTCGGCCCATTCAAAACTTCCCGAACGCTTCAGCACCATCACTTTTCAGGCCATCGGGCTCTTCACGCTCTTTCTCGGCATCCACATGGCCACCAAAACACAGAACTTCCTCATTCTCATCTTCAGCATCGTGGGCGGCTCCCTTGTGGGCGAACTCTGTGACCTGGACGGAGCGCTCCGCCGTCTCGCCGAGAAAGTGAAGCGCCGCATCGGCTCCAAAGACGACAAGTTCGTCGAGGGATTCGTCACCACGTCGCTCCTCTTCTGCACGGGCTCCATGGCGATTCTCGGCGCCATCGAAGAAGGGCTCGGCGGATTTCCGAACCTCCTCATGGCCAAATCCCTGCTGGACGGCATCGCCTCCATCGCCCTCGCCGCCTCTCTCGGAGCGGGCGTCCTCCTGGCGAGCGTGCCCCTCTTCCTCTATCAGGGAGCGCTCACGCTCTTCGCAGGCGCACTCCAGTCAACCCTCTCGGAACCCCTCATCAACGAGGTGAGCGCCGTGGGAGGCCTGCTGTTGCTCGGACTCGGCATCTCCATTCTGGAGATCAAGGCGATCCGGGTGGTAAACATGCTCCCCTCGCTTCTCCTCGCCCTGCTTCTCGGCCTGCTTTTTCTCTGA
- a CDS encoding aromatic aminobenezylarsenical efflux permease ArsG family transporter: MTSTSFLLALGGALWLGILTSISPCPLATNVAAVAYLVQGDMGRTRRDMFISGAAYVAGRTLVTILLGVVVVTGILSLPGLSALLQRSMNKLAGPLLLIVGVFLLDLVPLSFPWSGKTESLRFSRNAGGAFLLGVLFGLALCPVAAALFFGTLVPLAVEHSSPFLLPLFYGVGTGLPVIAAAALLGKGMHSAATLLLTFSSVEKLSRLVTGGIFLLLGTYLIFRHVFLLL; encoded by the coding sequence ATGACATCGACGTCCTTTCTTCTCGCCCTGGGAGGCGCTCTGTGGTTGGGCATTCTCACCTCGATCAGCCCCTGCCCGCTGGCGACGAACGTGGCCGCCGTGGCCTATCTCGTACAAGGGGACATGGGGCGCACGAGACGGGACATGTTCATCTCCGGCGCGGCCTACGTGGCGGGAAGAACTCTCGTAACGATTCTTCTCGGCGTTGTGGTCGTCACGGGTATTCTGTCCTTGCCAGGCCTTTCCGCGCTGCTCCAGCGCTCCATGAACAAACTCGCGGGACCGCTCCTGCTCATCGTCGGTGTGTTTCTTCTCGACCTCGTCCCGCTTTCGTTTCCCTGGTCCGGCAAAACAGAATCCCTCCGTTTTTCCAGAAACGCGGGAGGCGCCTTTCTGCTGGGAGTTCTCTTTGGCCTGGCCCTCTGCCCCGTGGCAGCGGCGCTTTTTTTCGGAACCCTCGTCCCTCTGGCGGTGGAACATTCCTCACCGTTTCTCCTGCCTCTCTTCTACGGCGTCGGCACGGGGCTTCCCGTCATCGCCGCAGCAGCCTTGCTCGGCAAGGGTATGCACTCCGCCGCAACACTTCTCCTCACCTTTTCCTCGGTGGAAAAACTCTCCAGGCTCGTCACAGGAGGCATTTTCCTCCTCCTCGGCACCTATCTCATCTTCCGCCACGTCTTCCTCCTTCTCTGA
- a CDS encoding hydrogenase expression protein HypA/HybF, producing MRTFRCISCGHQFDVEDKKPTGLKCPKCLSRFVELVSGTPLKGKQWGSKSYSVK from the coding sequence ATGCGGACGTTCCGGTGTATTTCCTGCGGCCACCAGTTCGACGTGGAGGACAAAAAGCCGACGGGACTCAAATGTCCCAAATGCCTGAGCCGTTTTGTGGAACTCGTGTCGGGAACGCCTCTCAAGGGAAAGCAGTGGGGAAGCAAATCCTACAGTGTCAAATAG
- a CDS encoding helix-turn-helix domain-containing protein — METKIKAVLREKRMTVHQMHREVGGNRAYCYQVVSGFCRATQPMRERIALVFGLPVDELFDENGMARK, encoded by the coding sequence ATGGAGACGAAGATTAAAGCCGTTCTCAGGGAAAAAAGGATGACGGTTCATCAGATGCACAGGGAAGTCGGCGGGAATAGGGCTTATTGCTACCAGGTGGTTTCTGGCTTTTGCCGGGCAACGCAGCCAATGCGCGAGCGGATAGCTTTAGTCTTCGGGCTGCCGGTAGACGAACTTTTCGACGAGAACGGCATGGCGAGAAAGTAA
- a CDS encoding TMEM14 family protein, protein MRQEERKRYVVSLFSGVLLAALFLWGAVAQAHPPKNITVAYDAGTATLIVTIEHSVKDVEKHYIDEIRILKGGAELAQGKPSRQTDTEQEIFTVNLPGLKSGDILTVDAKCNIFGTLRKDVPIP, encoded by the coding sequence ATGCGACAGGAGGAACGGAAACGGTACGTCGTTTCTCTCTTCTCGGGAGTGCTCCTCGCGGCGCTCTTTTTGTGGGGGGCGGTCGCGCAGGCCCATCCTCCCAAGAACATCACCGTTGCCTATGATGCCGGAACAGCCACACTTATCGTGACCATCGAGCACAGCGTCAAGGACGTGGAAAAACACTACATCGACGAGATTCGAATTCTCAAGGGTGGTGCGGAACTGGCCCAGGGGAAACCGAGCAGGCAGACGGACACAGAACAGGAGATCTTCACGGTGAACCTACCGGGGCTGAAATCCGGCGATATCCTCACGGTGGATGCCAAGTGCAACATCTTCGGCACGCTTCGCAAGGACGTTCCCATTCCCTGA
- a CDS encoding phage terminase small subunit P27 family gives MARLKKNAALRILEGVPGQSRVAPVVEKGEVPECPEWLTGIAREEWNRVAPALHAAGLLTGLDVSALEGYCACYGKWREAEQRLADEGLTILTPNGCVQAHPCQSISNQAQKLLLAWTKNFGLSPDSRGRMELPPAPPAMDEDSLFLKKLMDHTPGR, from the coding sequence ATGGCGCGATTGAAAAAGAATGCAGCATTGCGAATACTCGAAGGAGTGCCGGGACAAAGCCGGGTTGCTCCTGTGGTCGAAAAAGGAGAGGTCCCGGAGTGCCCGGAATGGTTAACCGGTATTGCCCGGGAAGAATGGAACCGGGTTGCCCCTGCGCTTCATGCGGCGGGATTGCTGACCGGGTTGGACGTATCCGCGCTTGAAGGGTATTGTGCTTGTTATGGGAAATGGCGGGAAGCTGAGCAACGGCTTGCCGATGAGGGGCTGACGATACTCACTCCGAACGGCTGCGTACAGGCGCATCCATGCCAAAGCATCTCGAACCAGGCACAAAAATTGTTGCTCGCCTGGACAAAAAACTTCGGGTTGTCTCCCGACAGTCGGGGAAGGATGGAACTGCCGCCTGCGCCGCCGGCAATGGATGAGGATTCCCTTTTCCTAAAAAAACTCATGGACCATACGCCGGGGAGGTAA
- a CDS encoding DNA primase family protein, translating to MTEALLEEEIIREPTIADLLGDVHRTDVGNASRLAFLHGDKLRWSPSLGWLRYNGKYWETSDDVMVAGYARDVPRQILEQAAESDEPGLRSLLCEWAIESEKNSSIRAMVNLLKSEPGIRVEADALDRNPWLLNVRNGTLDLKTGKLLSHNPGDLITKMAGASFDPDAQCPRWERFILEVMDGDEDLAGYLRRFSGYTLTASTKEQAFLFFSGIGANGKGRFVETLAHILGDYSAPLSPAALTVKYGDSTTNEWAGLRGIRYAYCGEIEPGKVLDSALIKTLTGEDTLRVRHLYREYFSLKPTFKLTYSANGQPKVRDTSYGFWRRCKHVPFNVSFSGEKRDPHLQEKLNAEASGILNWCLSGLSEWLSGGLKEPGIVSQATKEYRDDQSVIRAFLDDMTTKIPGHCVPLQKLHETFLEWAKRNGERNLSNRALKKELEQNGVTTKRGVIGVLAENIGILNTEEE from the coding sequence ATGACGGAAGCACTACTCGAAGAAGAAATCATCCGTGAACCCACCATTGCAGACCTGCTCGGCGACGTCCACAGAACCGACGTGGGGAACGCCTCCAGGCTCGCCTTCCTTCACGGAGACAAGCTGCGATGGAGTCCATCCCTGGGATGGTTGCGCTATAACGGCAAATATTGGGAGACCTCGGATGACGTGATGGTAGCGGGATACGCTCGCGACGTGCCGCGTCAGATTCTCGAACAGGCTGCGGAATCCGACGAGCCGGGGCTCCGGTCCCTTTTGTGTGAATGGGCGATTGAATCAGAGAAGAATTCTTCCATTCGGGCAATGGTGAACCTGCTGAAATCTGAACCGGGCATCAGGGTTGAAGCCGACGCCCTGGACAGGAACCCATGGCTGTTGAACGTTAGGAACGGAACCCTGGACCTGAAGACCGGAAAGCTGCTCTCCCATAACCCCGGTGATCTGATAACAAAAATGGCGGGGGCATCCTTCGATCCCGACGCGCAATGCCCCCGGTGGGAGCGGTTCATCCTGGAGGTGATGGACGGGGACGAAGACCTCGCCGGGTATCTTCGGCGGTTCTCCGGGTACACATTGACCGCTTCGACGAAGGAACAGGCATTCCTTTTCTTCAGCGGCATCGGCGCGAACGGGAAAGGGCGTTTCGTTGAAACACTCGCCCATATCCTGGGCGACTACTCCGCGCCTCTCTCACCTGCGGCGCTCACCGTGAAATACGGAGACTCAACCACCAATGAATGGGCGGGGCTGCGGGGAATCCGGTATGCCTACTGCGGAGAAATCGAGCCCGGAAAGGTCCTGGACTCGGCATTAATCAAAACACTTACGGGAGAGGATACGCTGAGAGTGAGGCATCTTTACAGGGAATATTTCTCCCTGAAGCCCACCTTCAAATTAACCTACTCGGCAAACGGGCAACCGAAGGTACGGGATACAAGCTATGGCTTTTGGCGGCGCTGCAAACACGTCCCTTTCAACGTCTCGTTCTCCGGTGAAAAGCGAGATCCCCACCTACAGGAAAAACTCAACGCCGAAGCGAGCGGAATACTGAACTGGTGTCTGTCTGGACTGAGTGAATGGCTTTCCGGCGGTCTGAAGGAGCCCGGCATCGTCTCACAAGCAACAAAGGAATACAGGGACGATCAATCGGTGATCCGGGCTTTTCTCGACGACATGACCACAAAGATTCCCGGTCATTGTGTCCCGCTCCAAAAGCTGCACGAAACCTTTCTGGAATGGGCGAAAAGGAACGGGGAGCGGAACCTGTCGAACAGGGCTCTAAAGAAGGAACTGGAGCAAAACGGCGTTACCACGAAGAGAGGGGTAATCGGCGTCCTGGCTGAAAATATCGGGATTCTGAACACGGAAGAGGAATAG
- a CDS encoding 2-oxoacid:acceptor oxidoreductase subunit alpha — translation MRLVDVPRRGTGDISLVLCGAAGQGVQTVEHLMVRLAKAAGYHVFASSEYMSRVRGGSNSTEIRLGSVPVRGLVDRIDVLVALNGGIRPNVRNRIDEETLVLGDPEELGDEFASLGERFVPVPFLRAAREGGNRVYANVAAAACLAAIFGMPFAALETYFAERFGAKSPDVVQGNLAVAEKGFALGEELLRKGVLRISLAHASSQGERIVLDGSEAVALGALAGGCDFCTGYPMSPATGVLTFLVKNADRFGVAVEQVEDEIAAMNMAVGASYMGALPLCTTSGGGFALMSEGLSLAGIMETPVVVHLAQRPGPATGMATRTEQADLELALYSGHGEFPRILFAPGTLEEAFFVTRRAFELAARYQTPAIVLTDQYFTNTSYDIPLPDLPDAAPDRCLVEAGPEYRRYEESPDGVSPRSVPGFGTGLVGADSHEHDEEAHVYEDFDLRTRMNARRLRKFEGLRREALPPTRIGPEDADILVICWGSTRPIVEEAVASLGRADTAVLHFAQVWPVAPETEALLARAKYVFVVEGNATGQLATLLRCETGRRADASVRTWKGLQFSVEEVRRGLADVLDKTVGR, via the coding sequence ATGAGGCTCGTGGACGTTCCTCGAAGGGGTACCGGCGACATTTCCCTTGTTCTCTGCGGCGCCGCGGGACAGGGTGTGCAGACGGTGGAACATCTTATGGTGCGGCTCGCCAAGGCAGCGGGATATCACGTCTTCGCGAGCAGCGAGTACATGTCCCGTGTGAGGGGCGGAAGCAATTCCACGGAAATCCGTCTCGGAAGCGTTCCCGTGCGCGGCCTCGTGGACCGCATCGACGTTCTCGTCGCTCTGAACGGCGGCATCCGTCCAAACGTCCGGAACCGCATCGACGAAGAAACCCTCGTTCTCGGGGATCCCGAGGAGCTGGGCGACGAGTTTGCCTCTCTCGGCGAGCGTTTTGTCCCCGTTCCGTTTCTTCGGGCGGCCCGGGAGGGCGGAAACAGGGTCTACGCCAACGTGGCCGCCGCGGCGTGTCTTGCCGCGATCTTCGGGATGCCCTTCGCCGCTCTGGAGACCTATTTCGCGGAGCGCTTCGGTGCGAAGAGCCCCGATGTGGTGCAGGGAAACCTCGCCGTGGCGGAGAAGGGATTCGCCCTGGGGGAGGAACTCCTCCGCAAGGGTGTGCTCCGCATCTCCCTCGCGCATGCGTCGTCCCAGGGGGAGCGGATCGTCCTCGACGGGTCCGAGGCGGTTGCTCTGGGAGCGCTTGCAGGGGGCTGCGATTTCTGTACGGGCTATCCCATGTCCCCCGCCACGGGAGTGCTCACGTTCCTGGTGAAGAACGCGGATCGGTTCGGCGTGGCGGTGGAACAGGTAGAGGACGAGATCGCCGCCATGAACATGGCGGTGGGTGCGTCCTACATGGGTGCTCTTCCTCTCTGCACGACCTCGGGAGGCGGGTTTGCCCTCATGTCCGAGGGATTGAGCCTGGCGGGGATCATGGAGACCCCCGTGGTGGTCCACCTGGCGCAGCGCCCCGGCCCCGCCACGGGAATGGCCACCCGGACGGAGCAGGCCGACCTCGAGCTGGCCCTTTATTCCGGGCACGGGGAGTTCCCGCGGATCCTCTTCGCTCCGGGGACCCTCGAAGAGGCCTTCTTCGTCACCCGGAGGGCCTTCGAACTCGCCGCCCGCTACCAGACGCCCGCCATCGTGCTCACCGACCAGTATTTCACCAACACATCCTACGACATTCCCCTGCCGGACCTTCCTGACGCCGCTCCCGACCGGTGTCTCGTCGAAGCGGGGCCGGAGTACCGCCGCTACGAAGAATCTCCCGACGGCGTGTCGCCCCGGAGTGTTCCCGGCTTCGGAACGGGGCTGGTCGGTGCGGACAGCCACGAGCATGACGAAGAGGCCCACGTGTATGAGGACTTCGACCTCCGTACCCGCATGAACGCCCGCCGACTCCGAAAGTTCGAGGGACTCCGCCGCGAGGCTCTGCCTCCGACGCGCATCGGCCCGGAGGATGCGGACATCCTCGTGATCTGCTGGGGCTCCACCCGCCCCATCGTGGAGGAGGCTGTGGCATCCCTGGGGAGGGCGGACACGGCGGTGCTCCATTTCGCCCAGGTGTGGCCCGTCGCGCCCGAGACGGAAGCACTGCTCGCCCGGGCGAAGTACGTTTTCGTCGTGGAGGGAAACGCCACGGGACAGCTCGCCACGCTTCTGCGGTGCGAGACGGGGCGTCGTGCGGACGCGTCGGTGCGGACGTGGAAGGGGCTGCAGTTCTCCGTGGAGGAGGTCCGCCGCGGCCTCGCGGACGTGCTCGACAAGACGGTGGGGAGGTGA
- a CDS encoding thiamine pyrophosphate-dependent enzyme gives MQDPRIFDMDHADLSWCPGCGDFQILEALKKALAELDIAPNQVVVASGIGQAAKLPHYMKCHCFNGLHGRALSCATAMKMANPDMLVLAVGGDGDMYGEGGNHFLHTVRRNPNVKNFVHNNGVYGLTKGQASPTSFVGMKTPTSPEGVFSEPINPVALAICLGASFVARAFSGDVEQTKEIMKQAILHKGYALVDIFQPCVSFNKINTFKWYKEHTYYLDGSHDPEDREAALRKAFEAEKMPLGLLYRRERPVFEEHLAPYKEQRLPLYRRRRDMRDLEAFIRQQYA, from the coding sequence GTGCAAGACCCTCGGATCTTCGACATGGACCACGCGGATCTCTCCTGGTGTCCCGGATGCGGCGATTTCCAGATTCTGGAGGCGCTTAAAAAGGCTCTGGCGGAACTGGACATCGCCCCCAACCAGGTGGTCGTCGCCTCGGGCATCGGCCAGGCGGCGAAGCTGCCGCACTACATGAAGTGCCACTGCTTCAACGGTCTTCACGGGCGGGCTCTTTCCTGCGCCACCGCCATGAAGATGGCGAACCCGGACATGCTGGTTCTCGCCGTGGGCGGCGACGGCGACATGTACGGCGAGGGGGGGAATCATTTCCTCCACACCGTCCGCCGCAATCCGAACGTCAAGAACTTCGTCCACAACAACGGCGTCTACGGACTGACCAAGGGACAGGCGTCCCCCACGAGCTTCGTGGGCATGAAAACACCCACCTCGCCGGAGGGAGTCTTCAGCGAACCCATCAATCCCGTGGCGCTCGCGATCTGCCTCGGTGCCTCCTTCGTGGCGAGGGCCTTCTCCGGCGACGTGGAACAGACGAAGGAGATCATGAAGCAAGCCATTCTCCACAAGGGATATGCCCTGGTGGACATTTTTCAGCCCTGCGTCTCCTTCAACAAAATCAATACGTTCAAGTGGTACAAGGAGCATACCTATTATCTCGACGGATCCCACGATCCCGAGGACCGGGAGGCGGCACTGCGAAAGGCCTTCGAGGCGGAAAAGATGCCTCTCGGCCTTCTCTATCGGCGAGAACGCCCCGTCTTCGAGGAGCATCTGGCTCCCTACAAGGAGCAGCGTCTTCCTCTGTATCGGCGCCGCCGGGACATGAGGGATCTGGAAGCCTTCATCCGGCAACAGTACGCCTGA
- a CDS encoding nitrophenyl compound nitroreductase subunit ArsF family protein, which produces MRLWRFRLKTTLGAGLLLFGIISLLAAGMDVARDIRAMNDVVPIEATPCAASPERGNRLFVYVLHGNAHCPTCEEIKRLALEVVTSDYASRLGKGELLFRDVNVEERENGCFIETFQIFTTSLVLARYDASGALTEWKNLSDVWELASNPAAFRTYLQDELDTMLRRGNGS; this is translated from the coding sequence ATGCGCTTGTGGCGCTTTCGGCTCAAAACCACTCTCGGCGCAGGCCTGCTTCTCTTCGGAATAATCAGTCTGCTCGCCGCAGGGATGGATGTGGCACGGGATATCCGGGCAATGAACGACGTCGTTCCCATTGAAGCGACTCCCTGCGCAGCCTCTCCCGAGCGCGGCAACCGTCTCTTCGTCTACGTGCTGCACGGCAACGCTCACTGCCCCACCTGCGAGGAAATCAAGCGTCTCGCTCTCGAGGTCGTGACCAGCGACTACGCCTCCCGCCTCGGAAAGGGAGAACTGCTCTTCCGGGACGTCAACGTGGAGGAGCGGGAAAACGGCTGCTTCATCGAGACGTTCCAGATCTTCACCACCTCCCTCGTGCTCGCCCGGTACGACGCCTCGGGAGCCCTCACGGAGTGGAAGAATCTCTCCGATGTGTGGGAACTGGCCTCCAACCCCGCCGCATTCCGGACCTATCTGCAGGACGAACTCGACACCATGCTCCGACGGGGGAACGGTTCATGA
- a CDS encoding peroxiredoxin, with amino-acid sequence MIEVGMQAPEFALEEAPGKIVTLGSLAGSWVVLYCYPKDDTKGCTLEALEFSALEEEFARRNAVVLGISPDSCASHEAFRGKHALRVRLLSDPGRTMLETYGVWREKVLYGKRSLGVVRTTFLLDPEGKVVRVWNNVKALGHAEKVLAALDGAQGSGADV; translated from the coding sequence GTGATCGAGGTGGGAATGCAGGCCCCGGAGTTTGCCCTCGAAGAGGCGCCGGGAAAGATCGTGACCCTCGGCTCCCTTGCCGGTTCCTGGGTGGTGCTCTATTGCTATCCCAAGGATGACACCAAGGGATGCACCCTGGAGGCGCTGGAATTTTCCGCCCTCGAAGAGGAGTTTGCCCGGAGGAATGCGGTGGTGCTGGGAATCAGCCCCGATTCCTGCGCCAGCCACGAGGCCTTTCGCGGCAAGCATGCCCTCCGGGTCCGTCTGCTCAGCGATCCCGGCCGGACCATGCTCGAAACCTATGGTGTATGGCGGGAAAAGGTTCTTTATGGAAAGCGTTCCCTCGGCGTCGTGCGAACCACCTTTTTGCTGGATCCCGAGGGGAAGGTCGTGCGCGTCTGGAACAACGTGAAAGCCCTCGGGCATGCCGAAAAGGTCCTCGCCGCCCTTGATGGAGCGCAGGGTTCGGGGGCTGACGTGTGA
- a CDS encoding carbon starvation protein A: MMFIGATVFFIIAYVVYGKFLTNVFNLNDDNKTPAEVYFDGVDYVPAHPAVLLGHHFASIAGAGPIVGPITAAAMFGWLPAYIWCLVGSAFIGGVHDMGALVASIRHKGLSVGEVVERWIGHRGKKLFLTFTWLALVLVVAVFMELAAQTFAADPAVAFSGTLYIFMALIFGVLIYRMGLSLFISTLVMVPIVIGAVFYADSVEWVPQFFAFGRDLSTPEGKASLVNLWRVVLTVYIFAASVLPVWLLLQPRDYLASYLLYFSVAIGAIGMIFGKQFDVSSFPAFTGFTSAKGDFLWPILFITVACGAISGFHSLVGSGTTAKQIRREKDAVLVGYGAMLIEGIVAVIAIGTVMMAGKILEGGPNMTYGKGLGQFASLVGIDPRIGASLGLLALNSFILTSLDTATRLARYQLQEFTDMKLDRYTATAIGVGAALFLVFYKTGGKAAWQLIWPVFGASNQLVAALALLAIGVWLKRGLKKPNGFVMVPMLFMFVTTMAALVLLIKANLANHLLAGISVLLVILALLMAREGFGALQKGPEK, from the coding sequence ATGATGTTCATCGGTGCTACGGTATTTTTCATCATCGCCTATGTGGTGTACGGCAAATTTCTGACCAACGTCTTCAATTTGAACGACGACAACAAAACGCCCGCAGAGGTCTATTTCGACGGTGTGGACTACGTTCCCGCCCATCCGGCGGTTCTTCTGGGACACCACTTCGCATCCATCGCCGGAGCGGGGCCCATCGTTGGTCCCATCACGGCGGCGGCCATGTTCGGATGGCTCCCCGCCTACATCTGGTGCCTCGTCGGTTCCGCCTTCATCGGCGGTGTGCATGACATGGGAGCCCTCGTCGCCTCCATCCGGCACAAGGGACTCTCCGTGGGCGAAGTGGTGGAACGGTGGATCGGTCACAGAGGAAAGAAGCTCTTCCTCACCTTCACGTGGCTGGCCCTCGTCCTCGTTGTGGCGGTCTTCATGGAACTTGCTGCCCAGACTTTCGCCGCGGATCCCGCCGTGGCCTTTTCCGGAACGCTCTACATCTTCATGGCCCTCATTTTCGGCGTACTCATCTACCGAATGGGGCTCTCCCTCTTCATCAGCACCCTCGTCATGGTCCCCATCGTCATCGGGGCTGTCTTCTACGCGGACAGCGTCGAATGGGTGCCCCAGTTCTTCGCCTTCGGCAGGGATCTCTCCACGCCCGAGGGCAAGGCATCCCTAGTCAACCTGTGGCGGGTGGTCCTTACTGTGTACATCTTCGCCGCCTCGGTCCTGCCGGTGTGGCTCCTGCTCCAGCCCCGGGACTACCTGGCGTCCTACCTGCTCTACTTCTCCGTCGCCATCGGCGCCATCGGCATGATCTTCGGGAAGCAGTTCGACGTCTCCTCCTTCCCGGCGTTCACGGGGTTCACCTCGGCCAAGGGGGACTTCCTCTGGCCCATTCTCTTCATCACTGTGGCCTGCGGCGCCATCTCGGGATTCCATTCCCTTGTGGGCAGCGGTACCACGGCGAAGCAGATCCGGCGTGAGAAGGACGCGGTGCTCGTGGGATACGGCGCCATGCTCATCGAGGGCATCGTGGCGGTCATCGCTATCGGCACGGTCATGATGGCGGGCAAGATCCTCGAAGGCGGCCCCAACATGACCTACGGGAAGGGGCTCGGCCAGTTCGCCTCCCTTGTGGGGATCGATCCCAGGATCGGTGCCTCCCTGGGGCTTCTGGCTCTGAACTCCTTCATCCTCACCTCGCTTGACACGGCGACGCGTCTTGCCCGGTACCAGTTGCAGGAGTTCACGGACATGAAGCTCGACAGGTACACCGCCACCGCCATCGGTGTCGGTGCGGCGCTTTTCCTCGTGTTCTACAAGACCGGGGGCAAGGCGGCGTGGCAGCTCATCTGGCCCGTCTTCGGCGCGTCCAACCAGCTCGTGGCGGCCCTCGCCCTGCTCGCCATCGGCGTGTGGCTGAAGCGGGGACTGAAGAAGCCCAACGGATTCGTCATGGTGCCCATGCTCTTCATGTTCGTCACCACCATGGCGGCGCTGGTGCTCCTCATCAAGGCGAACCTGGCGAACCATCTGCTGGCGGGCATTTCGGTCCTGCTGGTCATTCTCGCGCTCCTGATGGCGAGGGAGGGGTTCGGCGCCCTGCAGAAGGGGCCCGAAAAGTAG